gATTTGTTGCATGCTGAGAAAGCCAGAATGCCAAAGCAAGTGGGAGGGAGCCTTGGAGCTAAAGGCCTTGTAAAGGCCTTgggaatgctagcatttggaaaATGGactcccaaaaaaataaatgtcaaACGCACTAGCATCCGGTTAAGGGCCTGTAGAGGCCCAAAGGGCTTTGCAAAGCTGTTCCCAAGCGCAGTGGTCATGTCTCCACATTGGACCGGGCTTCTCGGGCCTCATATCACGATCCCGAACCCGAACCCATCATCTCCGGGAGCTCCGACCCGAACCGATTTCGAATCCGGGTCGACCCGTTTCTccccgcctctctctctccttccattCCTAAAACCCTACTCAGTTACACGCgcgcactctctctcttctgtagCGCTCTCTCGCTCTGTACTCCCACCGAAAATGCTCGCTCGCTTCCTCACCAGACCGTCCaacctctctctcctctcgatCGCCACCGCGAGGCTCCGCTCCGGCCCCCCTCCGCCGCCGAACCCCGCCCGCTTATCCTCCCTCCTCCGGCGCTTCTCCGCCGATCgcggcgacggcgatggcggcggcggccccCGAGATCCCGCGCTCTCCGATCCCTGGAAGCtctccggcgacggcgacgcgaagTTCGACCGCCTCTTCTCGGACGAATCCGGCAAGGCCGCGGGATTcttcgacggcggcggcggcggcggcggcggcgtcggcgaggaGGATTCGTGGGTGAAGGAGGGGGGAGCCGGAGAGAAGGGCGTCGGAGAAGACGATGGATGGCTCACGGCCGAGGGATATAGGCCGTGGAACTTGGCGGACGAAGGGAAAGACGACGGCTTATTCGATATTGGGGAAGGTGCGCAGGCTTTTGGCGATGATGCGGTTCGGGGAGCTGATGTTGTGAAGAGTGAGAGGAGCGAGGAGGAGAAGATGAAGCtcgagaaagaagaacaagaactcACCACAGTACTCAAAGGTTCCCAATTTTAGCGATCAGTGTGCTCCTTACACATTTTTGCTCCTTTGTCTTGGCACCATTTGTGCATTATTACAATATTTATCGTCGGGATTAATTTTTCTGAGAAAGCCATCTTCTTTTCGGCATTGTGTTCTCTCGTAATTAACGTTGTCGCAAGCTTGATGGTGTCGTCTCCGAGTCCTATTTTAGAGCTGTGCACCTGAAAATTCGAGTGATTTGATACTCGTGGTTAGTGTAGTTGTATTCGTTTTCTCTGTGGTCTATGCTATTAGCCTATTGGTTTCTCCATGGGCTTCCGTGAATGCAAATGAATTTCCAGAGTTGAGCAGTGCTTCATCTGAGCGGGAAGAAACGCCAGAAGTTtgttttattcttgaaataCGGCCTCTTATTTCACCTCTTGTAGATGTGCAGCCTTAATAGTTAGTTGTTCTTGTATAGTTCGCTTTATTCATCATGGTATTAATCTTAATTTGTGCATTCTTGCATCGTAGGTCCAAATCGTGCGTTTGGCGACCTTATTGCAGCATCTGGAATCACAGATGCCATGCTGGACAGTTTGCTTGCTCTCAAGGACTTCGAAGGAATTGAAGGCTTGCCCCCTTTGAGGGAAATCGAAGACATGCGTTATGAGAAGAACACGAGAAAATCCACAAGAGCAGAAATAGAGCGCTTGAAGCAGGAGGAAGTCGCCAAGGCAAGAGTGAGACAAGTAGACGACAAGGGAAGGGCTTATGGAACAGGAAGAAGGAAGTGCAGCATAGCACGCGTGTGGGTTCAACCTGGTGAAGGCAAATTCATGGTGAATGAAAAAGAACTTGATGTCTATTTCCCAATGCTCGACCATCGAGCTGCTTTACTTCGACCTTTCTCCGAGACAAAGACTTTGGGCCTCTGGGATGTCAGCTGTACCGTGAAAGGAGGTGGTGTCTCGGGTGAGTTCTATTGTTGCTCTGAACTGTGAAAGCTCTTGTTTTTGCAGTTATTCATTTGTGTCATATAGAGCAGTTTAAGCTCAGGATACTTGGCTGattgaatttattataatttgtGGTGTCTGTGCATCCATTACTAGCATTTTCTACTATTTTCTTTCAACTCTTTATGTATTGTCATTTTGTTGCGATTATTGTGATTTCTGAGCATATAAGGCTGATATTAAGACAAATAGGCTTGCCTAAGTGAACTAACCTATGGAAGGCTGGCTGATATGTCTAACTGATATGGATATTATCGCACTAGCTGGTTGAGTTTTGTTTTCCGAATTGCCTCTTCCATCTTGTTATAACTCATGCTTCATTAGCACATATCTAACGCcttagtattttttattttttattttaccaaCTAAAAAGTAGGAACTGGCTTTTTTGGGTGCAGTCACAATGGTTCTATATTTGTTGTGAATTGTGACTTTCTAATTTATTTCTGGATGGAGAGGGTTAGGGTGGATATGGCTGAATTAATAGGTTTATCATAGGTAGTTGTTTGGGGCCGAGAATGGGAATTTTCCTCTTTAACGAAGAGGCCTTGTCTTTTCGTACTGTTGGATATATCTCTGGTCCTTCTGAAATGGAGTTTGTAAGTAGGAATACTAAACTTCATCTGATGGCAGGTCAAGTTGGAGCGATTCAATTGGGCATCAGCAGGGCTTTGCAAAATTGGGAGCCTGGTTTACGTCCTGCTCTTAGATCTGGTAAGATAGGTCTAATTATCATGAGATTCTATTACCACACCATGTTTTCTTTCTTAAGATATTTGTTGTTTAAGAAAAGGTCGAATGGAGTGTATATTTTAACCTCATTTTTGTTCATCGAAACAGCACCCAAGACCCTATTGATTTTGTATCAAAAACTTCCTTGTTGGTCATTAA
The sequence above is drawn from the Eucalyptus grandis isolate ANBG69807.140 chromosome 11, ASM1654582v1, whole genome shotgun sequence genome and encodes:
- the LOC104424438 gene encoding 30S ribosomal protein S9, mitochondrial: MLARFLTRPSNLSLLSIATARLRSGPPPPPNPARLSSLLRRFSADRGDGDGGGGPRDPALSDPWKLSGDGDAKFDRLFSDESGKAAGFFDGGGGGGGGVGEEDSWVKEGGAGEKGVGEDDGWLTAEGYRPWNLADEGKDDGLFDIGEGAQAFGDDAVRGADVVKSERSEEEKMKLEKEEQELTTVLKGPNRAFGDLIAASGITDAMLDSLLALKDFEGIEGLPPLREIEDMRYEKNTRKSTRAEIERLKQEEVAKARVRQVDDKGRAYGTGRRKCSIARVWVQPGEGKFMVNEKELDVYFPMLDHRAALLRPFSETKTLGLWDVSCTVKGGGVSGQVGAIQLGISRALQNWEPGLRPALRSVGFLTRDPRVVERKKPGKAKARKSFQWVKR